The following proteins are co-located in the Bacillus pumilus genome:
- the thiI gene encoding tRNA uracil 4-sulfurtransferase ThiI: MKYDHILVRFGEISTKGKNRKKFIEKLRQHIRFVLKDFEALKYASDRDRITIMLNGEDPEPISEHLKSVFGIQSFSLAVKCETNLDAIKEAALTAVQEVYENGNTFKVSTKRSYKQFELDSNEMNREIGGHVLKNTESLTVNVKQPDVHLRIEIREHATYITFKDVKGAGGLPVGSSGRAMLMLSGGFDSPVAGYQAMKRGIQIEAVHFFSPPYTSERAKQKVIDLAECLAAYGGEVKLHIVPFTKIQELIHKQVPENYTMTSTRRMMLKIADKIRAKRDALAIITGESLGQVASQTLESMYAINHVTNTPIIRPLIAVDKNDIIDEARRIGTYDTSIQPFEDCCTIFTPPSPKTKPKLEKVERYESFADFEPMLDEAVEQIETIIVTNEKKAADEFADLF, from the coding sequence ATGAAATATGATCACATTTTAGTCCGTTTTGGTGAGATCTCAACAAAAGGGAAAAATAGAAAGAAATTTATTGAAAAACTGAGACAGCATATTCGGTTCGTATTGAAAGATTTTGAAGCATTAAAGTACGCATCTGACAGAGACCGCATCACCATCATGCTGAACGGAGAAGACCCTGAACCGATTTCAGAACACCTCAAAAGTGTATTTGGGATTCAGAGCTTTAGTCTGGCGGTAAAATGTGAGACGAATCTGGACGCAATCAAAGAAGCGGCGCTAACGGCAGTGCAGGAAGTGTACGAAAATGGGAATACATTTAAAGTCTCAACGAAGCGCTCATACAAACAATTTGAGCTTGATTCAAATGAGATGAACCGCGAAATTGGCGGACATGTTCTTAAGAATACAGAAAGCTTAACGGTTAATGTGAAACAGCCAGATGTTCATTTGCGAATTGAAATCAGAGAACATGCGACGTACATTACATTTAAAGATGTAAAGGGTGCAGGCGGCTTGCCAGTCGGTTCAAGCGGAAGAGCGATGCTTATGCTTTCAGGCGGCTTTGACAGCCCAGTTGCCGGCTATCAGGCTATGAAACGCGGGATTCAAATTGAAGCCGTTCATTTCTTTAGTCCCCCGTATACAAGTGAACGTGCCAAGCAAAAGGTTATTGATCTTGCAGAATGTTTAGCGGCATATGGAGGCGAAGTGAAGCTTCACATTGTTCCTTTCACCAAAATCCAAGAGTTGATTCACAAACAAGTACCTGAAAACTATACAATGACATCAACGAGAAGAATGATGCTGAAAATAGCAGATAAAATAAGAGCGAAGCGTGATGCACTTGCGATTATAACCGGTGAAAGCCTTGGCCAAGTCGCAAGCCAGACACTTGAAAGCATGTATGCCATTAATCATGTCACAAATACGCCAATCATTCGCCCACTGATTGCTGTTGATAAAAATGACATTATTGATGAAGCGAGACGAATTGGCACATATGATACAAGCATTCAGCCTTTTGAGGATTGCTGTACAATCTTTACGCCGCCGTCGCCTAAAACAAAACCAAAGCTTGAAAAAGTAGAACGCTACGAAAGCTTTGCTGATTTCGAGCCAATGCTTGACGAGGCAGTTGAGCAAATCGAAACCATCATTGTCACAAATGAAAAGAAAGCGGCAGACGAATTCGCTGATTTATTCTAA
- a CDS encoding alpha/beta-type small acid-soluble spore protein: MAQQNRQSSSNQLVVPGAAQAIDQMKYEIASEFGVNLGPETTARANGSVGGEITKRLVSYAQQHMGGGSF, translated from the coding sequence ATGGCTCAACAAAACAGACAAAGCAGTTCTAATCAATTAGTCGTTCCAGGCGCTGCACAAGCGATCGACCAAATGAAGTATGAAATCGCTTCAGAATTTGGTGTAAACCTTGGACCAGAAACAACAGCTCGCGCTAACGGATCAGTTGGTGGAGAAATCACTAAGCGTCTTGTATCTTACGCTCAACAACATATGGGTGGCGGATCTTTCTAA
- the mbcS gene encoding acyl-CoA synthetase MbcS: MKREDLIAPEQYNLVSEIEAFSHDKEKMALHWQDGNGHEAHVTYAALVEEANKIGHVLLNAGFKKGDKIIVMVPRMLEAYSIYLAILKTGMVVIPCSEMLRAKDLDYRIEHAEAKGAIVYSSFIQSFDGTNQPNDFKTFSIGENGHGWTNILAQKDQQSSELQMAPTTRIDMAFLSYTSGTTGHPKGVVHTHGWAYAHLRTAAKAWLSINEGDKVWATAGPGWQKWVWSPLLSVLGSGAEGFVYGGKFNPNTYLELLQKNEINVLCCTPTEYRFMAKVDDLSQYELPKLHSAVSAGEPLNREVIDTFKNHFDIEVRDGYGQTESTLLVGVLKGMDIKPGSMGKPTPGNEVEIIDEDGSVCAPGEVGDIAVHLETPALFKEYYKDEERTKAQRRGNYFITGDRAKKDEDGYFWFESRRDDIIVSSGYTIGPFEVEDALIKHPAVKECAVVASPDEIRGSIVKAYVVLRDASAQSDELIKELQTHVKNTTAPYKYPREIEFIDELPKTPSAKIRRVELRERELARKA, from the coding sequence ATGAAAAGAGAAGACTTAATTGCACCAGAACAATATAACTTAGTCAGTGAGATTGAAGCGTTCAGTCATGACAAGGAGAAAATGGCCCTGCACTGGCAGGATGGAAATGGCCACGAAGCGCATGTGACGTATGCAGCTTTAGTGGAAGAAGCAAATAAAATTGGTCATGTATTATTAAATGCAGGCTTTAAAAAAGGCGATAAAATCATTGTGATGGTGCCGCGCATGCTAGAGGCATACAGCATTTATTTAGCAATCTTGAAAACAGGAATGGTCGTCATTCCTTGTTCAGAAATGCTTCGTGCGAAGGATTTAGATTACCGAATTGAACATGCAGAAGCAAAGGGAGCGATTGTTTACTCTTCATTCATTCAATCGTTCGACGGAACCAATCAGCCAAACGATTTTAAAACATTCTCAATCGGTGAAAACGGTCATGGCTGGACAAATATTCTAGCGCAAAAGGATCAACAATCAAGTGAGCTGCAAATGGCTCCAACAACACGTATAGACATGGCGTTCTTATCCTATACATCTGGTACGACAGGTCATCCAAAAGGGGTTGTTCATACACACGGCTGGGCGTATGCACATTTACGCACAGCTGCCAAAGCATGGCTCTCTATTAATGAGGGAGATAAAGTATGGGCGACAGCAGGACCAGGCTGGCAAAAATGGGTGTGGAGCCCGCTCTTATCAGTGTTAGGAAGTGGAGCAGAAGGCTTTGTATACGGAGGGAAATTCAATCCAAATACGTACTTAGAGCTGCTTCAAAAAAATGAAATCAATGTCCTATGCTGTACGCCAACAGAATATCGTTTTATGGCGAAAGTAGATGACTTGAGTCAGTACGAGCTGCCAAAGCTTCATAGTGCCGTTTCTGCGGGAGAGCCGCTGAACCGTGAAGTCATTGATACATTCAAAAACCATTTCGATATAGAAGTACGAGATGGCTATGGCCAAACAGAAAGCACACTGCTCGTAGGGGTGCTAAAAGGAATGGACATCAAGCCAGGCAGTATGGGAAAACCAACACCTGGCAACGAAGTCGAGATCATTGATGAGGACGGTAGCGTATGCGCTCCTGGAGAAGTTGGTGACATTGCGGTCCATCTCGAAACGCCGGCGCTATTTAAGGAATACTACAAAGATGAAGAGCGTACAAAAGCGCAGCGCCGCGGAAATTACTTTATTACCGGTGACCGTGCGAAAAAAGATGAAGATGGGTACTTCTGGTTTGAAAGCCGCAGAGATGATATCATCGTCAGCTCAGGCTATACCATTGGGCCGTTTGAAGTAGAAGATGCACTGATCAAACACCCAGCAGTCAAAGAATGTGCGGTTGTGGCTAGTCCAGATGAAATCAGAGGATCCATTGTGAAGGCATATGTCGTCCTGCGTGATGCATCTGCACAAAGTGATGAGCTCATCAAAGAGCTGCAAACACATGTGAAAAATACAACAGCACCTTACAAATACCCAAGAGAAATCGAATTCATTGATGAACTGCCAAAAACACCGTCAGCGAAAATTCGTCGTGTAGAGCTGAGAGAAAGAGAGCTAGCACGAAAAGCATAA